The following proteins come from a genomic window of Campylobacter coli 76339:
- a CDS encoding Xaa-Pro aminopeptidase gives MNIHKTRVEKIRQFMTKEKLDAYLILSADPHLNEYLPSFYQSRAFVSGFKGSAGSLIITLQDTFLWTDGRYWIQAQKELEGSGILLQKQDANNTFLKWLKENLNEKQNLGIDFSVLSLSLQKEIQKNCKAELKNIDLISPIWENRPALPKNKVYEHELEYCSYSRKEKLSLVREKMAELQAQNHLISSLDDIAWITNLRGSDVNYNPVFLSHLLILKEKALLFIDRKKIDFELEKKLNLDGIWLKDYNEIQNELTKLQNTNLLIEPLKTTALLIEILDKSVEILEEINPSTHLKAIKTDKEIAHIQNAMIEDGVALCKFFAWLEENIENNTQISELDIDTKVTEFRSQSPYYISNSFATIAGFNANAALPHYKAEKESFSYIQKNGLLLIDSGGQYKNGTTDITRVVAIGELNKEQIHDYTLVLKAHIAISSTIFPKDIAMPLLDAITRAPLWQEQLDYAHGTGHGVGYFLNVHEGPQTLSYFSPVLEKTKAKEGMLTSIEPGIYKTGKWGIRLENLVVNTKIENPKNKDFGEFLYFKPLTLCPFEINCIDKTLLNTKEKSWINAYHKEVYEKLSPKLRDNPKALKWLKERTEAI, from the coding sequence ATGAATATTCATAAAACAAGAGTTGAAAAAATCAGACAATTTATGACAAAAGAAAAACTTGACGCTTATTTGATCTTAAGTGCTGATCCACATTTAAATGAGTATTTGCCTAGTTTTTATCAAAGCAGAGCGTTTGTGAGCGGTTTTAAAGGCTCTGCTGGAAGCTTGATCATCACTCTTCAAGATACTTTTTTGTGGACAGATGGAAGATACTGGATTCAAGCACAAAAGGAATTAGAAGGTAGTGGCATACTTTTACAAAAACAAGATGCAAATAATACCTTTTTAAAATGGCTAAAAGAAAATTTAAATGAGAAGCAAAATTTAGGTATAGATTTTTCAGTTTTATCCTTATCTTTGCAAAAAGAAATACAAAAAAACTGTAAAGCCGAGCTAAAAAATATCGATTTAATTAGCCCTATTTGGGAAAATCGTCCTGCACTACCCAAAAATAAAGTTTATGAACACGAATTAGAATATTGCTCCTATTCTAGAAAAGAAAAACTATCATTAGTGCGTGAAAAAATGGCTGAACTACAAGCACAAAATCATCTTATTTCCAGTCTTGATGATATAGCTTGGATTACCAATTTAAGAGGAAGTGATGTAAACTACAATCCTGTATTTTTAAGTCATTTGCTGATCTTGAAAGAAAAAGCTTTGCTTTTTATAGATAGGAAAAAAATTGATTTTGAACTTGAAAAAAAATTAAATCTCGATGGAATTTGGCTTAAGGATTATAATGAAATTCAAAATGAACTTACAAAACTCCAAAACACAAATTTACTCATTGAGCCTTTAAAAACGACTGCTTTACTCATTGAAATTTTAGATAAAAGCGTTGAAATTTTAGAAGAAATTAATCCTAGCACCCATTTAAAAGCTATCAAAACAGATAAAGAAATCGCTCACATACAAAATGCTATGATAGAAGATGGGGTAGCTTTATGCAAATTCTTTGCTTGGCTTGAAGAAAATATCGAAAATAATACACAAATCAGTGAACTTGACATCGATACTAAAGTTACCGAATTTAGATCTCAAAGTCCTTATTATATAAGCAATAGTTTTGCCACTATAGCAGGATTTAACGCCAATGCAGCCTTGCCACATTATAAAGCTGAAAAAGAAAGCTTTTCTTATATTCAAAAAAATGGCTTATTGCTTATAGATTCGGGTGGGCAATATAAAAACGGCACCACGGACATTACTAGAGTTGTAGCTATAGGCGAATTAAACAAAGAACAAATTCATGATTATACCCTAGTTTTAAAAGCACATATAGCCATATCAAGTACTATTTTTCCAAAAGATATTGCCATGCCTTTACTTGATGCTATCACAAGGGCTCCTTTATGGCAAGAACAACTTGATTATGCACACGGAACCGGTCATGGAGTGGGTTATTTTTTAAATGTCCATGAAGGCCCACAAACTCTTTCTTATTTTAGCCCTGTGCTCGAAAAAACAAAGGCTAAAGAAGGTATGCTAACTTCTATAGAACCTGGAATTTATAAGACGGGAAAATGGGGCATTAGGCTTGAAAATTTAGTTGTTAATACAAAAATAGAAAATCCCAAAAACAAAGATTTTGGTGAATTTTTATATTTTAAACCCTTAACACTTTGTCCTTTTGAAATAAATTGTATCGATAAAACCCTACTAAACACCAAGGAAAAATCGTGGATTAATGCTTATCATAAAGAAGTTTATGAAAAACTCTCTCCTAAGCTTCGTGACAATCCAAAGGCTTTAAAATGGCTAAAAGAAAGAACTGAGGCGATTTAA
- a CDS encoding 3-deoxy-D-manno-octulosonate 8-phosphate phosphatase — MIELIFLDVDGCLTDGKIIYTSSGNVIKEFDVKDGAAIEAWIKLGKKIAIITGRNCPCVSVRAKDLKIEIVHQGVKDKLTCAKKILEELNLDFSQCAAIGDYFNDKNLLEHVGLSFKPKDAHKDLKVDITLDKKGGKAAVAQMIECIIKKNDMQEEWDKLWL; from the coding sequence ATGATAGAATTGATATTTTTAGATGTAGATGGCTGTCTTACGGATGGTAAGATCATCTATACTTCTAGTGGAAATGTGATTAAAGAATTTGATGTTAAAGATGGCGCAGCTATTGAAGCTTGGATTAAGTTGGGTAAAAAAATTGCTATTATTACTGGAAGAAACTGTCCTTGCGTGAGTGTTCGTGCTAAAGATTTAAAAATAGAGATTGTGCATCAGGGTGTTAAAGATAAATTGACTTGTGCTAAAAAAATTTTAGAAGAATTAAATTTGGATTTTTCTCAATGTGCGGCTATAGGGGATTATTTTAACGATAAAAATTTACTCGAACATGTAGGTCTTAGTTTTAAGCCTAAGGATGCACACAAGGATTTAAAAGTCGATATCACACTTGATAAAAAGGGCGGTAAAGCAGCCGTAGCTCAAATGATAGAATGTATTATAAAGAAAAACGATATGCAAGAAGAGTGGGATAAGCTTTGGCTATAA
- a CDS encoding GTP-binding protein Era, producing the protein MKSGFVSIIGRTNAGKSTLINSLLEEKIALVSHKQNATRRKIKAIVMNGEDQIIFIDTPGLHESKATLNQFLIQSAIKSMGDCDVILFVASIFDSVKDYENFLSLNPKVPHIIVLNKVDLADNGALLKKLNEYAKFSEHFKAILPYSFKKKSYQKPLLNELCKLLPEHEHFYDSEFLTPSSQKDIFRDFILESVYENLSEELPYSCEIMIKNTKETPNLFIIDAQIITDTNSHKAMLIGKDGTTLKRIGKDARFKISKLIQNKVLLKLFVVVKKNWQKDEVFLKKILNYEE; encoded by the coding sequence GTGAAAAGTGGCTTTGTTAGCATTATAGGGCGTACCAATGCAGGGAAAAGTACTCTTATTAATTCCTTACTAGAAGAAAAAATCGCCCTAGTTTCGCACAAACAAAACGCCACAAGGCGTAAAATCAAAGCCATAGTCATGAACGGTGAAGATCAGATCATCTTTATAGATACACCTGGTCTTCATGAAAGCAAAGCAACGCTTAATCAATTTCTTATCCAAAGCGCTATAAAATCTATGGGTGATTGTGATGTCATCTTGTTTGTTGCTAGTATTTTTGACAGTGTAAAAGATTATGAAAATTTCCTAAGCTTAAATCCTAAAGTTCCTCATATCATCGTTCTCAACAAAGTAGATCTAGCTGACAATGGCGCACTTTTAAAAAAACTCAACGAATATGCAAAATTCAGTGAGCATTTTAAGGCTATCTTGCCTTATTCTTTCAAGAAAAAGAGTTATCAAAAACCGCTACTAAACGAGCTATGTAAGCTCTTGCCTGAACATGAGCATTTTTACGATAGCGAATTTTTAACTCCTAGTTCTCAAAAGGATATTTTTAGAGATTTCATACTTGAAAGTGTTTATGAAAATTTAAGCGAAGAATTGCCTTATTCTTGCGAAATTATGATAAAAAACACCAAAGAAACACCCAATCTTTTTATCATCGATGCACAAATCATCACCGATACAAATTCTCATAAAGCTATGCTTATAGGAAAAGATGGAACGACACTTAAAAGAATAGGCAAAGATGCAAGATTTAAGATCTCAAAACTCATTCAAAATAAAGTACTTTTAAAGCTTTTTGTCGTTGTAAAGAAAAATTGGCAAAAAGATGAAGTTTTTCTTAAAAAAATCCTAAATTATGAAGAATAA
- a CDS encoding Cell division protein FtsI [Peptidoglycan synthetase]: MRMRLVVGFILLFFIFLLSRVYYLSIKSNVYYEELAKQNAVKTEFIAPTRGQISDRNGTPLAINDLGFSISIKPYLTLKRANRGILEKELNQLQEFFPDLNTTKLAELYKKNDSYYNQDFIKIIDFIPSQEMMKHYSELNLNQNIRIDPTVQRKYPFGKLASHIIGYVGKADLQDIKENEISKLTNFTGKSGVERYYNDVLQGEKGTKIYKVNALNQEVERLSYTSALSNDIELTIDIELQSFLTQLFEGNAGAAIIMDVNDGSILAAGSFPEYDLNPFVTGISYKEWDELSNNLDHPFTNKLINGYYPPGSVVKMGVGLSFLNSKSINPSTQFFCNGSIELGGRFFRCWNRAGHGAVDLKHAIKSSCDVYFYDGSLQVGIDQISSTLSRIGFGAKTGVDLPNEFVGILPSREWKMQRYKQAWFRGDTLNTSIGQGNFLATPMQIARYTAQIAKGAEVIPHFLKSIENNNSIAENQMQENNEIFTLFEKSQLPYIRDAMYAVANEQGGTSYHYLHNLEVKVAAKTGTAQVVGFSQADKNRVDEKQLKYYTRSHAWVTSYAPYSKPRYVVTVLVEHSGRTITSGVATAKIYQKMIDLGYFKPESKTNSLKKN, translated from the coding sequence ATGAGGATGCGTTTGGTTGTTGGCTTTATATTGCTGTTTTTTATATTTTTATTAAGCCGTGTGTATTATCTAAGTATAAAATCAAATGTGTATTATGAAGAACTTGCCAAGCAAAATGCTGTAAAAACTGAATTTATAGCTCCTACTCGTGGTCAAATTTCAGATCGCAATGGCACTCCTTTGGCGATTAATGATTTGGGTTTTAGTATTTCTATTAAGCCTTATTTGACTTTGAAAAGAGCAAATAGAGGTATATTAGAAAAAGAATTAAATCAGCTTCAAGAATTTTTTCCTGATTTAAACACTACTAAGCTTGCTGAACTTTATAAGAAAAATGATTCTTATTATAATCAAGACTTTATTAAAATTATAGATTTTATACCTTCTCAAGAAATGATGAAGCATTATTCAGAACTCAATTTAAATCAAAACATACGCATAGATCCTACTGTGCAAAGAAAATATCCTTTTGGAAAGTTAGCTTCTCATATTATAGGTTATGTAGGCAAAGCAGATTTGCAAGATATAAAAGAAAATGAAATTTCTAAACTTACTAATTTTACAGGAAAGAGCGGAGTAGAGCGGTATTATAATGATGTTTTACAAGGAGAAAAAGGGACTAAGATTTATAAGGTTAATGCTTTAAATCAAGAAGTAGAGCGACTTTCCTATACTTCAGCACTTTCTAATGATATAGAGCTTACCATAGATATAGAGCTCCAAAGCTTTTTAACGCAACTTTTTGAGGGTAATGCAGGTGCTGCGATCATTATGGATGTTAACGATGGTTCTATTTTAGCAGCAGGAAGTTTTCCTGAATACGATTTAAATCCTTTTGTAACTGGAATTTCTTACAAAGAATGGGATGAGCTTTCTAACAATCTTGATCATCCTTTTACAAACAAACTTATTAATGGATACTATCCCCCAGGTTCTGTTGTAAAAATGGGCGTTGGTCTATCTTTTTTAAATTCAAAAAGTATCAATCCTTCAACCCAGTTTTTTTGTAATGGGAGCATAGAGCTTGGAGGAAGATTTTTTCGTTGTTGGAATAGGGCAGGACATGGGGCTGTAGATTTGAAACACGCGATAAAATCAAGTTGTGATGTTTATTTTTATGATGGAAGTTTACAAGTGGGCATTGATCAAATAAGTAGCACTTTATCACGCATAGGTTTTGGAGCTAAAACCGGTGTGGATTTGCCTAATGAATTTGTAGGGATCTTGCCAAGTAGAGAATGGAAAATGCAAAGATATAAGCAAGCTTGGTTTCGAGGTGATACTTTAAATACATCTATAGGGCAAGGAAATTTCTTGGCAACACCTATGCAGATTGCTAGATATACAGCTCAAATCGCAAAAGGCGCTGAAGTTATCCCTCATTTCCTAAAAAGTATAGAAAATAATAATAGTATTGCAGAAAATCAAATGCAAGAAAATAATGAAATTTTTACCCTTTTTGAAAAAAGTCAACTTCCTTATATAAGAGATGCAATGTATGCGGTTGCCAATGAGCAAGGCGGTACTTCTTATCATTATTTGCATAATTTAGAAGTAAAGGTTGCTGCTAAAACAGGAACTGCACAGGTGGTAGGTTTTTCTCAAGCTGATAAAAATAGAGTTGATGAAAAGCAGCTTAAGTATTATACGAGATCGCATGCTTGGGTGACTTCTTATGCGCCTTATTCTAAACCGCGTTATGTGGTTACTGTTTTAGTAGAACACAGCGGAAGAACTATAACTTCAGGTGTTGCTACAGCAAAGATTTATCAAAAAATGATAGATCTTGGATATTTTAAGCCAGAAAGTAAAACTAATAGCTTAAAAAAGAACTAG
- a CDS encoding Rare lipoprotein A precursor, protein MLAASLVATFSSGCFGGLFSSGGSAQIYYPSNDFHSSPSGSGTKGTMKPYTINGKTYYPTVVSVGETADGIASWYGPGFHGKKTSNGETYNQNGLTAAHKTLPMNTILKVTNLNNNRQVTVRVNDRGPFVNNRIIDLSKGAASQIDMIASGTAPVRLEVIGFGSANSGNNVVHSNINYGNSGGIANNGQIYEGGNFMVQIGAFKNPLGAQTIASRYKTYRTYSSTIRKSSVDGLSRVFLTGFRSEEEARDFAASGAFAGAFVVRE, encoded by the coding sequence TTGTTAGCCGCTAGTTTAGTTGCAACTTTTTCTAGCGGGTGTTTTGGAGGGCTTTTTTCTAGCGGAGGCTCGGCGCAAATCTATTATCCAAGTAATGATTTTCATAGTAGTCCTTCAGGCTCTGGAACTAAAGGCACCATGAAGCCTTATACCATAAATGGTAAGACTTATTATCCAACCGTTGTATCGGTGGGTGAAACCGCAGATGGTATAGCAAGTTGGTATGGGCCAGGTTTTCATGGTAAAAAAACTTCAAATGGTGAAACTTACAATCAAAATGGCTTAACCGCAGCTCATAAAACTTTACCTATGAATACTATTTTAAAAGTAACCAATCTAAACAATAACCGCCAAGTTACCGTGCGTGTGAATGATAGAGGTCCTTTTGTGAACAATAGAATTATTGATTTGTCCAAGGGTGCTGCGAGTCAAATCGATATGATCGCTTCAGGAACAGCACCTGTAAGACTTGAGGTTATAGGTTTTGGTTCGGCTAATTCAGGCAATAATGTTGTTCATTCTAATATAAATTATGGAAACAGTGGCGGAATTGCAAATAATGGTCAGATTTATGAGGGTGGAAATTTCATGGTGCAAATTGGAGCGTTTAAAAATCCATTGGGAGCTCAAACTATAGCATCTAGATATAAAACCTATAGAACTTATTCTTCAACTATACGCAAAAGTTCAGTTGATGGCTTGAGTCGCGTTTTCTTGACAGGATTTAGAAGTGAAGAAGAAGCAAGGGATTTTGCAGCAAGTGGTGCATTTGCTGGTGCTTTTGTTGTGCGTGAGTAA
- a CDS encoding OstA family organic solvent tolerance protein, with product MVRKIILFLISVSMSLASQIEVKALNFYSDENKGESVLSGNVEIIRGDDILTAEKVIIYTDKNRKPTRYEAMQNAKFKIVLKGKTYKGSGDKFIYNVAKDIYEINGNAYINELQSNQKLYGDKIIVDKRNNVYRVESKDKKPARFIFDLEQK from the coding sequence ATGGTTAGAAAGATAATTTTATTTTTAATAAGTGTGAGTATGTCTTTAGCTAGCCAGATCGAAGTTAAGGCTTTAAATTTTTATTCAGATGAGAATAAGGGTGAAAGTGTACTCAGCGGTAATGTTGAGATCATAAGAGGCGATGATATTTTAACTGCTGAAAAAGTGATTATATATACAGATAAAAACCGCAAGCCTACGCGTTATGAAGCTATGCAAAATGCTAAATTTAAAATTGTTTTAAAAGGAAAAACCTATAAGGGAAGCGGAGATAAATTTATTTATAATGTAGCTAAAGATATTTATGAAATCAACGGAAACGCTTATATTAATGAACTTCAAAGCAATCAAAAGCTTTATGGTGATAAGATAATAGTGGATAAACGAAATAATGTTTATCGTGTTGAAAGCAAGGACAAAAAGCCTGCGAGATTTATATTTGATTTAGAGCAAAAATGA
- a CDS encoding GTP-binding protein EngB, translating to MIISAKFITSLDKFDKNFASHFSEVAFLGRSNVGKSSLINSLCKQKKLAKSSATPGKTQLINFFEVLCKKDEDKFSIHFIDLPGFGYAKVSKNLKEIWNKNLDEFLKLRSSIKLFVHLIDSRHTNLDIDLNLDEYLKSFLRPDQRVLKVFTKCDKLNQSEKAKLKNNFKDAILISNLNKMGLDDLEYEIIKQTLGL from the coding sequence ATGATAATAAGCGCTAAATTTATCACCTCTTTAGATAAATTTGATAAAAATTTTGCATCTCATTTTAGCGAGGTTGCATTTTTAGGAAGATCAAATGTGGGAAAAAGTTCTTTAATTAATTCCTTATGTAAGCAAAAAAAACTCGCTAAGAGCTCCGCTACTCCTGGAAAAACACAACTGATTAATTTTTTTGAGGTTTTATGTAAGAAAGATGAGGATAAATTCAGTATTCATTTTATTGATTTACCTGGTTTTGGTTATGCGAAAGTTTCAAAAAATCTAAAAGAAATATGGAATAAAAATTTAGATGAATTTTTAAAATTAAGAAGTTCGATTAAGCTCTTTGTGCATTTGATTGATTCAAGACATACGAATTTGGATATTGATTTAAATTTGGACGAGTATTTAAAAAGCTTTTTAAGACCTGATCAAAGGGTGTTAAAGGTTTTTACAAAATGCGATAAGCTTAATCAAAGTGAAAAAGCCAAGCTCAAAAATAATTTTAAAGATGCCATTTTGATATCTAATTTAAATAAAATGGGACTTGATGATTTAGAATATGAGATTATCAAACAAACTTTAGGTTTGTAA
- a CDS encoding membrane protein, with protein MRKNISTYRIKLNGSYVFLGFLCILYQILGSVFLYMPLLYGVFFCYMYFLLEERQKTFSKLDFRWYFSLFFLFFTDITYDFFLFSSWFAFAIFYYTCADWIKTNFKIGKVIPVILVLCAYIFIFILDIIFSYAADQEFIMPSFGYMISIAFECLFAYVLFRSKF; from the coding sequence ATGCGAAAAAATATCAGTACTTACAGGATAAAACTTAATGGAAGTTATGTTTTTTTAGGTTTTTTATGTATTTTATATCAAATTCTAGGTTCTGTTTTTCTTTATATGCCTTTGCTTTATGGTGTATTTTTTTGTTATATGTATTTTCTTTTAGAGGAAAGACAAAAGACATTTAGCAAACTTGATTTTCGTTGGTATTTTTCTTTGTTCTTTTTATTTTTTACAGATATAACTTATGATTTTTTTCTATTTTCCTCTTGGTTTGCCTTTGCTATTTTTTATTATACTTGCGCAGATTGGATTAAGACAAATTTTAAAATAGGAAAAGTTATCCCTGTTATACTCGTACTTTGCGCTTATATTTTTATTTTTATTTTGGATATTATTTTTTCTTATGCAGCTGATCAAGAGTTTATAATGCCAAGTTTTGGCTATATGATATCGATTGCATTTGAGTGTTTGTTTGCTTATGTGTTGTTTAGGAGTAAATTTTAA
- a CDS encoding Putative periplasmic protein, whose product MNQIEQFLENLSPREKILIYLASILLAVLLSFHFYHFYLKSFFNYEFFIQNDEVNKIAMINQDLNRQIKQLEEELITIQDKIKSYENHLSTFNKDYETYIKNLQNLVLKNNLHISNISRLQSEENSYHKISVDILGDFNPILSFIQDIENSNLHYKIQKFEIDNTSSLNLHLKLVLSFIALAENKN is encoded by the coding sequence ATGAATCAAATTGAACAATTTTTAGAAAATCTAAGCCCTAGAGAAAAAATTTTAATCTATCTTGCAAGCATACTCTTAGCAGTATTACTATCCTTTCATTTTTACCATTTTTACTTAAAAAGCTTTTTTAATTATGAGTTTTTTATCCAAAACGATGAAGTAAATAAAATCGCCATGATAAACCAAGATTTAAACCGACAAATAAAACAACTTGAAGAAGAGCTTATTACTATCCAAGATAAAATAAAAAGCTATGAAAATCATCTTAGTACCTTCAATAAAGACTATGAAACATATATTAAAAATTTACAAAATCTAGTCCTTAAAAACAATCTTCATATCTCTAATATATCAAGATTACAATCAGAAGAAAATTCTTATCATAAAATTTCAGTCGATATTTTGGGTGATTTCAATCCAATACTTTCTTTTATACAAGATATTGAAAATTCAAATTTACACTATAAAATTCAAAAATTTGAAATTGATAATACATCAAGCTTGAATCTTCACTTAAAACTAGTGCTTTCTTTTATTGCCCTAGCAGAAAATAAAAACTAA
- a CDS encoding Putative transmembrane protein, which produces MKNKAHFISFENLIYKQKNGNFEEDNLFKELTKECDLQNPFEYQLAFLKRDQIYHCFLTWAAKLPKTKFCFPEPLIFQSLFLENKIKEENFCILEISSKKVFLCFYEQGKFKTFKTLNFYDNVEEFINQSRILELLQHYESKMLLSVKAHEIIDLISTKAKLPLKIIQEDKIALSNHSIHHLDKNANFIKYYQKHLPWYFKFIFLFALSFIINIGILSLIDFTQYRSAKKAHLQNEISQNKIYEIQENQNQKLKANIEKLQLEIQAQDLLLEKYSEQLSKITQNFKADKNTNSILTKTIAWLNEYSLRITDLMIDKTFITIKFSNKEDFNKALQFTSTQFNLISQDKSLHEITLRALQ; this is translated from the coding sequence ATGAAGAATAAAGCTCATTTCATAAGTTTTGAAAATCTTATCTATAAACAAAAAAATGGCAATTTTGAAGAAGACAACCTTTTTAAAGAACTAACAAAAGAGTGTGATCTTCAAAATCCTTTTGAATATCAATTGGCTTTTTTAAAGCGAGATCAAATCTATCATTGCTTTTTAACTTGGGCTGCAAAACTACCTAAAACCAAATTTTGCTTCCCCGAACCTCTCATCTTTCAAAGCTTATTTTTAGAAAATAAAATAAAAGAAGAGAATTTTTGCATCTTAGAAATAAGCTCAAAAAAAGTATTTTTGTGTTTTTACGAGCAAGGCAAATTTAAAACCTTTAAAACACTCAATTTCTATGATAATGTAGAAGAATTTATAAATCAAAGTCGTATTTTAGAACTTTTACAACATTATGAAAGTAAAATGCTACTAAGCGTAAAAGCTCATGAAATTATCGATCTTATAAGCACGAAGGCAAAACTTCCTTTGAAAATAATTCAAGAAGATAAAATCGCACTTTCAAATCACAGTATTCATCACCTTGATAAAAATGCCAATTTCATCAAGTATTATCAAAAACATCTTCCTTGGTATTTCAAATTTATCTTTTTATTTGCTCTAAGTTTTATAATTAATATTGGAATTTTATCATTAATTGATTTTACGCAGTATCGAAGTGCTAAAAAAGCACACTTGCAAAATGAAATTTCACAAAATAAAATCTATGAAATTCAAGAAAATCAAAATCAAAAACTTAAGGCCAATATAGAAAAACTTCAACTAGAAATTCAAGCCCAAGATCTTTTATTAGAAAAATACTCTGAGCAATTGTCTAAAATTACGCAAAATTTTAAAGCTGATAAAAATACAAATTCGATTTTAACAAAGACTATCGCATGGTTAAATGAATATTCTTTAAGAATTACTGATCTTATGATAGATAAAACCTTTATCACTATAAAATTTAGCAATAAAGAGGATTTTAATAAAGCTCTTCAATTTACAAGTACTCAATTTAACCTCATCTCGCAAGATAAATCCTTGCATGAAATCACCTTAAGAGCATTACAATGA